The Candidatus Delongbacteria bacterium genome includes the window TAAATCAATTCAAATGCACCCCGATTCATTTATTTCTTTAGAAAAAGAAAAACGCCGTTATGAGCTACACAATAACGATGTTTTTGATTTAGGATATCAAAATTTTGTAAAACCAATTTTAGAATATATTTTTAATAATTGCAAAATCACTGACAGAGGACTAGATTTTGGAGCGGGACATGGTCCTGTAATTGCAAAGATTCTCAAAGATAAAAACTTTGATGTAAAA containing:
- a CDS encoding methyltransferase, producing the protein MIKHYCSLCNYETSYILTFRNKEYFKCPNCKSIQMHPDSFISLEKEKRRYELHNNDVFDLGYQNFVKPILEYIFNNCKITDRGLDFGAGHGPVIAKILKDKNFDVK